One Falsarthrobacter nasiphocae DNA segment encodes these proteins:
- a CDS encoding MFS transporter, with translation MRPLVGPVYVPSLIYAAGASALVPAQVILALQLGFSPAAFAGVMTWIGAFAVFASVFAGRLVDRWGDKRALIGVTVLGGAGLLLAALAAADGSPWAKWVLVVALTLFDLVDAVWSIARQGLVMDLAPVHLRGRAMSLYGACQRLGRLAGPLLAAPILAVASPLWVLPVTTTVCVVALAWLIRHRPSLAGPPLASSTPIASAPTPLNPPVGRRAVATLGGGALILEALRISVTTLVPLWAVQGAQLNPPEVALLLALISGAQLVLFWPAGVVVDRWGLAPVTVTAMAGISLGLGLMPLDRSITWLVLCGLLVGLGDGVGAGVIKQMGAALAPVEGRAAFLGHWQGIASAGSLASPALSGVAIAAASLPVALVLNGGMGLAGAAWMAVWVPRLLPRPGPR, from the coding sequence TTGAGGCCGCTTGTCGGTCCCGTCTACGTTCCGTCGCTCATCTACGCGGCTGGCGCCTCGGCTCTCGTGCCGGCCCAGGTCATCCTCGCGCTGCAGCTCGGATTCTCCCCGGCGGCTTTCGCAGGCGTCATGACCTGGATCGGCGCCTTCGCCGTTTTCGCCTCCGTGTTTGCCGGGAGGCTCGTGGACCGCTGGGGGGACAAGCGCGCCCTCATCGGCGTCACGGTACTCGGGGGCGCAGGTCTCCTCCTGGCGGCCTTGGCCGCCGCAGACGGCAGCCCATGGGCCAAATGGGTGCTCGTCGTGGCGCTGACTCTCTTCGACCTGGTTGACGCGGTCTGGTCCATCGCCCGTCAGGGCCTCGTCATGGATCTGGCGCCTGTGCACCTGCGCGGGCGCGCCATGAGCCTTTACGGCGCCTGCCAGCGCCTGGGTCGTCTCGCAGGTCCTCTTCTCGCGGCACCAATTCTCGCCGTCGCCAGTCCCCTCTGGGTGCTTCCGGTGACGACGACGGTGTGCGTCGTGGCGCTGGCCTGGCTCATTCGCCACCGGCCGTCACTGGCGGGGCCTCCGCTCGCATCGTCCACACCGATCGCAAGCGCGCCCACGCCTCTCAACCCACCCGTCGGGCGCCGGGCGGTGGCCACGCTGGGGGGCGGGGCATTGATCCTGGAGGCCCTGCGGATTTCGGTCACGACCCTCGTTCCCTTGTGGGCGGTTCAAGGCGCGCAGTTGAACCCGCCGGAGGTGGCCTTGCTCTTGGCACTCATTTCCGGGGCGCAACTGGTCCTCTTCTGGCCGGCAGGCGTCGTCGTCGACCGCTGGGGGCTGGCCCCGGTGACCGTGACCGCGATGGCAGGCATCAGCCTGGGTTTGGGGCTCATGCCCCTGGACAGGAGCATCACGTGGCTTGTTCTGTGCGGCCTGCTCGTGGGCCTCGGCGATGGCGTGGGGGCTGGTGTGATCAAGCAGATGGGTGCTGCGCTGGCGCCCGTGGAGGGGAGGGCCGCCTTCCTCGGTCACTGGCAGGGCATCGCCTCGGCGGGGTCGCTCGCATCCCCTGCCCTGTCGGGTGTAGCCATCGCGGCCGCCTCGCTGCCCGTGGCGCTTGTCCTCAATGGCGGGATGGGGCTGGCTGGTGCTGCATGGATGGCAGTGTGGGTTCCGCGCTTGCTGCCGCGCCCCGGCCCGCGCTGA
- a CDS encoding beta-ketoacyl-ACP synthase III, whose amino-acid sequence MSATLKQYETVQHSRIAGVGEYRGQNVVTNDDIVEPINSSDEWIRQRTGIATRRRAAADVSVVDMAEAASLQALEHAGLTAEDIEAVVVSTVTHPFATPSAAALLASRLGTGVVPAFDVSAACAGYCYGVAQADALVRSGMAKNVLVVGVEKLSDFIDPTDRTISFLLGDAAGAVVVTRSETPGISRSVWGSEGGKWDAIGMTHSLLDVRSGANPAWPTLRQDGPSVFRWAVWEMAKMARKALDEAGVTAEDLAVFLPHQANMRIIDEMVKQLKLPESVLVARDIEDTGNTSAASIPIAMRRMLDEHPEVSGKLALQIGFGAGLVFGAQVVVLP is encoded by the coding sequence ATGAGCGCCACCTTGAAGCAGTACGAGACCGTCCAGCACTCCCGCATCGCCGGTGTCGGCGAATACCGCGGCCAGAACGTCGTCACCAACGACGACATCGTCGAGCCGATCAACTCGAGCGACGAGTGGATCCGCCAGCGGACCGGCATCGCCACGCGCCGCCGCGCGGCTGCCGACGTGAGCGTCGTCGACATGGCCGAGGCCGCGTCCCTCCAGGCCCTGGAGCACGCGGGCCTGACTGCGGAGGACATCGAGGCCGTTGTGGTCTCGACGGTGACGCACCCCTTCGCCACCCCGTCCGCCGCGGCCCTGCTGGCGTCACGCCTCGGCACGGGCGTCGTCCCGGCCTTCGACGTGTCCGCCGCCTGCGCCGGATACTGCTACGGCGTGGCCCAGGCCGACGCGCTCGTGCGCTCCGGCATGGCGAAGAACGTTCTCGTTGTGGGCGTGGAGAAGCTCTCCGACTTCATCGACCCCACAGACCGGACGATCAGCTTCCTGCTTGGCGATGCCGCAGGCGCCGTCGTCGTCACCCGAAGCGAGACGCCCGGGATCAGCCGCTCCGTGTGGGGCTCCGAGGGCGGAAAGTGGGACGCGATTGGCATGACGCATTCGCTTCTCGACGTCCGCTCCGGCGCGAACCCCGCGTGGCCGACCCTGCGACAGGACGGACCGTCTGTGTTCCGCTGGGCCGTGTGGGAGATGGCGAAGATGGCCCGCAAGGCCCTTGACGAGGCAGGCGTCACGGCTGAGGACCTCGCCGTGTTCCTCCCCCACCAGGCGAACATGCGCATCATCGACGAGATGGTCAAGCAGCTCAAGCTCCCCGAGAGCGTCCTCGTGGCGCGCGACATCGAGGACACCGGCAACACCTCGGCGGCCTCGATCCCGATCGCCATGCGGCGCATGCTCGACGAGCACCCGGAGGTCAGCGGCAAGCTCGCCCTCCAGATTGGGTTCGGCGCGGGGCTCGTGTTCGGCGCGCAAGTCGTCGTCCTTCCGTAA
- a CDS encoding acyl carrier protein, translated as MATQEEVLAGLAEIVNEETDIPVEDVQLEKSFADDLDIDSISMMTIVVNCEEKFGVKIPDEDVKGLATVGDAVDYIVKAS; from the coding sequence ATGGCAACTCAGGAAGAAGTCCTCGCAGGCCTCGCGGAGATCGTCAACGAAGAGACCGACATCCCCGTTGAGGACGTGCAGCTGGAGAAGTCCTTCGCTGACGACCTCGACATCGACTCCATCTCCATGATGACGATCGTCGTCAACTGCGAGGAGAAGTTCGGCGTCAAGATCCCCGACGAGGACGTCAAGGGCCTCGCCACGGTCGGCGACGCCGTCGACTACATCGTCAAGGCCTCCTAG
- a CDS encoding DUF3052 domain-containing protein: MNPQGSAANELSLAEELGLSPESLVQEFGYDEDVDFDLRDAIEERTGEEILTEEDHEVVDAVLVWWREGDGDLVDMLVDAQATLDEGGVVWLLTPKKGRDLHVSAADIAAAAPTAGLHVTRTAGVSEDWTATRLVGRRAN, translated from the coding sequence GTGAACCCACAGGGTTCCGCTGCGAACGAACTTTCTCTTGCCGAGGAGCTGGGCCTGAGCCCCGAGAGCCTCGTGCAGGAGTTCGGTTATGACGAGGACGTCGATTTCGATCTTCGGGACGCCATTGAAGAGCGAACCGGCGAGGAGATCCTGACGGAAGAGGACCATGAGGTCGTTGACGCCGTGCTCGTCTGGTGGCGTGAGGGCGACGGAGACCTCGTCGACATGCTCGTGGACGCCCAGGCCACTCTGGACGAGGGCGGGGTCGTCTGGCTCCTGACACCCAAGAAGGGCCGTGACCTGCACGTGTCTGCCGCGGACATCGCCGCAGCCGCCCCCACCGCCGGGCTTCACGTCACGCGCACCGCTGGTGTCAGCGAGGACTGGACGGCTACTCGCCTCGTCGGTCGCCGCGCCAACTAG
- a CDS encoding ACP S-malonyltransferase translates to MLAIVCPGQGSQVPGFLTPWLELPQVAAQVAALSEASKIDLLTHGTESDEATIKDTAVAQPLIVAAGLISARALGVAADVYAGHSVGEITAAALAGVFSDADAAALVGERGRLMASAAAEADSTMAAVLGGAADEVEAAIDAAGAVVANNNCPGQLVAAGSREAIERLMAEPPAKAKVIELKVAGAFHTNFMDSAVEPLTRAAEAVLTQDPEATLLTNRDGSRTEHGKVFLDLIVDQVTRPVRWDLCMQTMADLGVTGILEVAPAGTLTGLAKRGLRGVERFSLSTPDQLDDAREFARAHARTAPDEAQTGGPQA, encoded by the coding sequence GTGTTAGCCATTGTTTGCCCCGGTCAGGGGTCCCAGGTTCCCGGTTTTCTCACCCCGTGGCTCGAGTTGCCCCAGGTCGCCGCGCAGGTCGCGGCCCTGTCGGAAGCCTCCAAGATTGATCTGCTGACTCACGGCACCGAATCGGACGAGGCCACGATCAAGGACACGGCCGTGGCCCAGCCCCTCATCGTCGCCGCCGGCCTCATCTCCGCCCGCGCCCTGGGCGTCGCAGCAGACGTCTACGCGGGCCACTCCGTCGGCGAGATCACGGCCGCCGCCCTCGCCGGCGTGTTCTCCGACGCGGACGCCGCCGCCCTCGTCGGTGAGCGCGGGCGCCTCATGGCCTCCGCCGCGGCCGAGGCCGACTCGACGATGGCAGCCGTGCTCGGCGGTGCCGCCGACGAGGTCGAGGCCGCCATTGACGCCGCAGGCGCCGTCGTCGCCAACAACAACTGCCCAGGCCAGCTTGTCGCCGCCGGCTCCCGTGAGGCCATCGAACGCCTCATGGCGGAGCCGCCCGCGAAGGCGAAGGTCATCGAGCTCAAGGTCGCCGGGGCCTTCCACACGAACTTCATGGACTCGGCGGTCGAGCCCCTGACCCGCGCGGCCGAGGCCGTCCTCACCCAGGACCCAGAGGCCACCCTCCTCACCAACCGGGACGGCTCCCGAACTGAGCACGGCAAGGTCTTCCTCGACCTCATCGTCGACCAGGTCACGCGGCCGGTCCGCTGGGATCTGTGCATGCAGACCATGGCGGACCTCGGCGTCACCGGGATCCTCGAGGTCGCCCCGGCCGGGACGCTCACGGGCCTCGCCAAGCGCGGCCTTCGAGGCGTCGAGCGCTTCTCGCTCTCCACCCCTGATCAGCTCGACGACGCGCGGGAGTTCGCCCGCGCCCACGCACGCACGGCCCCTGACGAGGCCCAGACCGGAGGCCCCCAGGCATGA
- the aceE gene encoding pyruvate dehydrogenase (acetyl-transferring), homodimeric type, with protein sequence MKEVSKVTAGEEHAHIVSALTHQLPDADPQETAEWIESLDGLIEAEGTERAQFIMRSLLQRAGARSVGVPMVTTTDYVNTIPVDQEPEFPGDEEIERRYRAWLRWNAAVMVHRAQRPGIGVGGHISTYAGAATLYEVGFNHFFRGKDHPGGGDQIFFQGHASPGMYARAFLEGRLTEEQMDAFRQEVSKAPNGLSSYPHPRMMPDFWEFPTVSMGLGPMNAIYQAQTNRYLQNRGIKDTSDQHVWAFLGDGEMDEPESRGLLQLAANENLDNLTFVINANLQRLDGPVRGNGKIIQELEAFFRGAGWNVIKVVWGREWDALLEKDTDNSLVDIMNTTVDGDYQTYKGESGGFVREHFFGKTPQTKEMVADLTDEQIWQLKRGGHDYRKVYAAYKAAMEFKGKPTVIIAKTVKGYGLGPHFEARNATHQMKKMTMEDLKAFRDHLRIPITDEQLEADLYNAPYYNPGPDSPEIKYMLERRRNLGGPVPQRRTEHTPVKLPSDKTFEIARRGSGKQQAATTMAFVRLLKDLMRDKEFGKRIVPIVPDEARTFGMDAFFPTSKIYNPKGQNYLSVDRELVLAYKESPQGQILHAGINEAGSVSALTAVGTSYATHGEPLIPIYIFYSMFGFQRTGDGIWAAADMMARGFIIGATAGRTTLTGEGTQHADGHSHILASTNPAVVAYDPAYGYEIGHIVRSGLERMYGGKHEDPNVMYYLTVYNEPILQPAEPEDLDVEGVIKGIYLLKRAENDGPRAQLLGSGVSVPWVLEAQKILAEEWGVSADVWSVTSWNELRRDGLAAEAHEFATGEKRVPFIAKQLEGAEGPVIATTDHMHALADQVRQFIPNEFASLGADGFGFADTRAAARRFFKIDTHSAVVKTLQMLERRGEVPAGTAREAYEKYGIDDPNRGTTGNAGGDA encoded by the coding sequence ATGAAAGAGGTTTCAAAGGTGACTGCAGGCGAAGAACACGCCCACATCGTCAGCGCATTGACGCATCAGCTTCCGGACGCGGACCCGCAGGAGACCGCCGAGTGGATCGAGTCCCTCGACGGCCTCATCGAGGCGGAAGGCACGGAACGCGCGCAGTTCATCATGCGTTCCCTCCTCCAGCGCGCTGGAGCTCGCAGCGTTGGCGTCCCCATGGTGACGACGACGGACTACGTCAACACCATCCCCGTTGACCAGGAGCCTGAGTTCCCGGGTGACGAGGAGATCGAGCGCCGGTACCGCGCCTGGCTTCGCTGGAACGCGGCCGTCATGGTGCACCGCGCGCAGCGCCCCGGCATCGGCGTCGGCGGCCACATCTCCACCTACGCGGGTGCCGCCACCCTCTACGAGGTGGGCTTCAACCACTTCTTCCGCGGCAAGGACCACCCGGGCGGCGGAGACCAGATCTTCTTCCAGGGCCACGCCTCCCCCGGCATGTACGCCCGCGCCTTCCTCGAGGGCCGCCTCACCGAAGAGCAGATGGACGCGTTCCGCCAGGAGGTCTCCAAGGCGCCGAACGGCCTCTCCTCCTACCCCCACCCGCGCATGATGCCGGACTTCTGGGAGTTCCCGACCGTCTCCATGGGCCTCGGCCCCATGAACGCCATCTACCAGGCGCAGACGAACCGCTACCTCCAGAACCGGGGAATCAAAGACACCTCGGATCAGCACGTCTGGGCCTTCCTCGGCGACGGCGAGATGGACGAGCCCGAGTCGCGCGGCCTGCTCCAGCTCGCCGCCAACGAGAACCTGGACAACCTGACGTTCGTCATCAACGCGAACCTCCAGCGCCTCGATGGCCCTGTCCGCGGCAACGGCAAGATCATCCAGGAGCTCGAGGCGTTCTTCCGCGGTGCGGGCTGGAACGTCATCAAGGTTGTCTGGGGCCGCGAGTGGGACGCCCTCCTTGAGAAGGACACCGACAACTCCCTCGTGGACATCATGAACACGACGGTTGACGGCGACTACCAGACGTACAAGGGCGAGTCCGGCGGGTTCGTCCGGGAGCACTTCTTCGGCAAGACTCCGCAGACCAAGGAAATGGTCGCGGACCTCACCGACGAGCAGATCTGGCAGCTCAAGCGCGGCGGCCACGACTACCGCAAGGTCTACGCGGCGTACAAGGCTGCGATGGAGTTCAAGGGCAAGCCGACCGTCATCATCGCCAAGACGGTCAAGGGCTACGGCCTCGGGCCCCACTTCGAGGCCCGCAACGCCACGCACCAGATGAAGAAGATGACCATGGAGGACCTCAAGGCCTTCCGCGATCACCTCCGCATCCCCATCACGGACGAGCAGCTCGAGGCGGACCTCTACAACGCGCCGTACTACAACCCGGGCCCCGACTCCCCCGAGATCAAGTACATGCTCGAGCGCCGCCGCAACCTCGGCGGCCCCGTGCCTCAGCGCCGCACCGAGCACACGCCGGTCAAGCTCCCGAGCGACAAGACGTTCGAGATCGCCCGCCGCGGCTCCGGCAAGCAGCAGGCCGCCACGACCATGGCGTTCGTGCGCCTCCTCAAGGACCTCATGCGGGACAAGGAGTTCGGCAAGCGCATCGTGCCGATCGTCCCCGACGAGGCCCGCACGTTCGGCATGGACGCGTTCTTCCCGACGTCGAAGATCTACAACCCCAAGGGTCAGAACTACCTCTCCGTGGACCGCGAGCTCGTCCTCGCCTACAAGGAGTCCCCGCAGGGCCAGATCCTCCACGCGGGCATCAACGAGGCCGGCTCGGTCTCGGCGCTGACGGCAGTCGGCACGTCCTACGCCACGCACGGCGAGCCGCTCATCCCGATCTACATCTTCTACTCGATGTTCGGCTTCCAGCGCACGGGTGACGGCATCTGGGCGGCCGCCGACATGATGGCCCGAGGCTTCATCATCGGCGCCACCGCAGGACGGACCACCCTGACGGGCGAGGGCACCCAGCACGCTGACGGCCACTCGCACATCCTGGCGTCCACGAACCCGGCCGTCGTCGCCTACGACCCGGCGTACGGCTACGAGATCGGGCACATCGTCCGCTCGGGCCTGGAGCGCATGTACGGCGGCAAGCACGAGGACCCGAACGTCATGTACTACCTCACGGTGTACAACGAGCCGATCCTCCAGCCGGCTGAGCCCGAAGATCTCGACGTCGAGGGCGTCATCAAGGGCATCTACCTGCTCAAGCGCGCTGAGAACGACGGCCCCCGCGCCCAGCTTCTCGGCTCCGGCGTGTCCGTCCCCTGGGTCCTCGAGGCCCAGAAGATCCTCGCCGAGGAATGGGGCGTCTCCGCCGACGTCTGGAGCGTCACGAGCTGGAACGAGCTCCGCCGCGACGGCCTGGCCGCCGAGGCGCACGAGTTCGCCACGGGTGAGAAACGCGTTCCGTTCATCGCGAAGCAGCTCGAGGGCGCCGAGGGCCCCGTCATTGCGACGACGGACCACATGCACGCGCTCGCCGATCAGGTGCGGCAGTTCATTCCGAACGAGTTCGCCTCGCTCGGCGCGGACGGCTTCGGCTTCGCGGACACCCGCGCAGCCGCGCGCCGCTTCTTCAAGATCGACACCCACAGCGCCGTCGTCAAGACCCTCCAGATGCTGGAGCGTCGCGGCGAGGTGCCCGCCGGGACGGCTCGTGAGGCCTACGAGAAGTACGGCATTGACGATCCCAACCGCGGCACCACCGGCAACGCCGGAGGCGACGCCTGA
- a CDS encoding beta-ketoacyl-[acyl-carrier-protein] synthase family protein has product MPRTAVITGLGATTPIGGTVDELWANAIAGVSGIRRLEDEWVEQYELPARIAGHASTPAAERLTKAETKRMDPSTQFGVVAAREAWEDAGRPEVDPERFGVAFATGIGGVQTLLNGWDTLRERGPRRVLPMSVPMLMPNSVSGTISLDLGARAAARTPVSACASGTEALELALDMIRSGEVDVVVTGGAEAAIHPFTLAAFSSMQALSRRNDEPERASRPYDVDRDGFVMGEGAGALVIESEEHARARGAKIYAVLAGTAVTADAHHITAPDPEGLGATRALRGALKDGGLTAADIVHVNAHATSTPVGDVPEYTALNAALGADLDHVAVSATKSQMGHLLGAAGAVEAVLTVLALHHRQMPATINLENQDPRIPLDVVTTSRSLPEGDIAALSNSFGFGGHNAVAAFRSV; this is encoded by the coding sequence ATGCCCCGCACAGCAGTCATCACCGGTCTCGGCGCCACTACCCCCATTGGCGGGACCGTCGACGAGCTCTGGGCCAACGCCATTGCCGGCGTCTCCGGCATCCGCCGCCTTGAGGACGAGTGGGTTGAGCAGTACGAGCTCCCCGCCCGCATCGCCGGTCACGCCTCCACCCCTGCGGCGGAGCGCCTGACCAAGGCCGAGACGAAGCGCATGGACCCCTCCACGCAGTTCGGCGTCGTCGCCGCCCGCGAGGCCTGGGAGGACGCAGGCCGCCCCGAGGTGGATCCCGAGCGCTTCGGCGTCGCCTTCGCCACCGGGATCGGCGGCGTGCAGACCCTCCTCAACGGCTGGGACACCCTGCGCGAGCGCGGCCCGCGCCGCGTGCTCCCCATGTCCGTGCCGATGCTCATGCCGAACTCCGTCTCCGGCACGATCTCCCTGGACCTCGGCGCGCGGGCTGCGGCCCGCACACCCGTGTCCGCCTGCGCGTCCGGCACGGAGGCGCTCGAGCTCGCCCTGGACATGATCCGGTCTGGAGAGGTCGACGTCGTGGTCACCGGCGGTGCTGAGGCCGCCATCCACCCCTTCACGCTTGCGGCGTTCTCCAGCATGCAGGCGCTCTCGCGCCGCAATGACGAGCCCGAGCGCGCGTCCCGCCCGTACGATGTTGACCGCGACGGCTTTGTCATGGGCGAGGGCGCCGGTGCCCTTGTCATCGAGTCCGAGGAGCACGCCCGCGCCCGCGGCGCCAAGATCTACGCCGTCCTCGCTGGAACGGCCGTCACGGCGGACGCGCACCACATCACGGCGCCGGACCCCGAGGGCCTTGGTGCCACGCGGGCCCTCCGCGGCGCGCTCAAGGACGGCGGGCTGACCGCAGCGGACATCGTCCACGTCAACGCGCACGCCACGAGCACGCCCGTCGGCGACGTGCCCGAGTACACGGCGCTCAATGCCGCGCTCGGCGCGGACCTGGACCACGTGGCCGTCTCCGCGACGAAGTCCCAGATGGGCCACCTCCTCGGCGCGGCCGGTGCCGTCGAGGCCGTCCTCACGGTCCTCGCGCTGCACCACCGCCAGATGCCCGCGACGATCAACCTCGAGAACCAGGACCCGCGCATCCCGCTCGACGTGGTGACGACGAGCCGTTCGCTCCCCGAGGGCGACATCGCGGCCCTGAGCAACAGCTTCGGGTTCGGCGGGCACAACGCCGTGGCGGCGTTCCGCAGCGTCTAG
- a CDS encoding PucR family transcriptional regulator produces MSAAVPSGQDRTAALLRAHLGLISTSALAALDEQLTWYRGLRPKERSRLGLVAQRGIAAFAEWYAAPSETARWSVDDILAQAPSDMTRAISLLQALELVRVVVEAVEKCVPAVVSTEDEARLREAVLRYSRDIAFSVADVYARAAESRGAWDTRLEALVVDAIIRGESSDALTSRVAAVGFAAHQPLTILVGRSPAEAETDGLGAVRRRVSAHAGDCLVGLQGDRLVLVASGLRSPERALPELAACFGAGPVVVGPVARGLAEASASARAALSGLSAAPAWPEAPRPVSSEALLPERMLAGDQAAGKKLVAEVSAPLAALPGLEETLASYLATGRSLEATSRALFVHSNTVRYRLKRIAEVTGLDPFGPREAFVLQIGLVAGRLSGAPPVAL; encoded by the coding sequence GTGAGCGCCGCGGTCCCGTCCGGACAGGACAGGACCGCGGCGCTTCTGCGTGCCCATTTGGGCCTCATCTCGACGTCCGCGCTGGCCGCGCTCGACGAGCAGCTCACCTGGTACCGGGGCCTCCGGCCGAAGGAGCGCTCTCGCCTGGGCCTCGTCGCACAGCGCGGCATAGCTGCCTTCGCGGAATGGTATGCCGCCCCAAGCGAAACGGCGCGATGGAGCGTGGACGACATCCTCGCCCAGGCCCCCTCCGACATGACACGGGCCATCAGTCTCCTCCAGGCCCTTGAGCTCGTCCGCGTGGTGGTCGAGGCCGTCGAGAAGTGCGTGCCCGCAGTCGTCTCGACAGAGGACGAGGCACGCTTGCGTGAGGCCGTCCTCCGCTACTCCCGCGACATCGCCTTCAGCGTCGCGGACGTCTACGCCCGGGCGGCGGAGTCCCGGGGCGCGTGGGACACCCGCCTCGAGGCGCTCGTCGTCGACGCCATCATTCGCGGCGAGTCCTCCGACGCCCTGACGAGCCGGGTCGCCGCCGTCGGGTTCGCCGCTCATCAGCCGCTCACCATCCTCGTGGGGCGCTCCCCCGCCGAGGCGGAGACCGACGGTCTCGGCGCAGTCCGGCGCCGGGTGTCCGCCCACGCCGGGGACTGCCTCGTGGGCCTCCAAGGGGACCGGCTCGTGCTCGTGGCCTCCGGCCTCCGCTCGCCCGAGCGCGCGCTGCCGGAGCTCGCGGCGTGTTTCGGGGCGGGCCCCGTCGTCGTCGGCCCTGTGGCCCGGGGCCTCGCCGAGGCGAGCGCCTCCGCCCGAGCCGCCCTGTCCGGACTCTCGGCGGCCCCCGCGTGGCCCGAGGCGCCGCGCCCAGTGTCGTCAGAGGCGCTCCTGCCGGAGCGGATGCTCGCGGGCGACCAGGCCGCCGGCAAGAAGCTCGTCGCCGAGGTCTCGGCCCCGCTCGCGGCCTTGCCCGGGCTCGAGGAGACGCTCGCGTCCTACCTCGCCACCGGGCGCTCCCTCGAGGCGACCAGCCGGGCCCTCTTCGTCCACTCGAACACCGTGCGGTACCGTCTCAAGCGCATCGCGGAGGTGACGGGGCTGGACCCATTCGGCCCGCGCGAGGCGTTCGTCCTGCAGATCGGGCTCGTCGCCGGGCGGCTTTCCGGCGCCCCACCCGTGGCCTTGTAG
- the gndA gene encoding NADP-dependent phosphogluconate dehydrogenase produces the protein MKLADIGVTGLAVMGANLARNFARNGYTVALHNRSQEKTDALMDAHGSEGDFVPTSTLEELVASLQRPRRVLIMVKAGNPVDQVIDQLVPLLEEGDIVIDAGNSHFEDTRRREAHLAEKGLHFVGVGVSGGEEGALNGPSIMPGGSRESYDSLGPMLETIAADYEGDPCCHWVGTDGAGHFVKMVHNGIEYADMQVIGECFNLLRGAAGIEPAEQAKIFEEWNSTELESYLIEITARVLAHEDARTGKPLVDVVVDAAGQKGTGRWTVVSGLEVGSPVSAIAESVFARALSSQADVRAAAREAFGGDITPDVSEGDKDAFIEDVRQALYATKLVSYAQGIDMLQLAAKQYGWDLDIAKIASLWRAGCIIRAELLDTIMKAYAEDAQPVSLLLADEFRASLEKALPAWRRIVAHAATTGIPAPVMASSLAYFDALRAGRLPAALTQGLRDLFGAHTYLRIDAEGSFHTNWSGDLTEVVGVDTH, from the coding sequence ATGAAACTCGCTGACATCGGCGTCACCGGATTGGCCGTCATGGGCGCAAACCTAGCGCGGAACTTCGCCCGCAACGGCTACACCGTGGCCCTCCACAACCGCAGCCAGGAGAAGACGGACGCCCTCATGGACGCGCACGGCTCCGAGGGCGACTTCGTTCCCACGTCCACGCTTGAGGAGCTCGTCGCGAGCCTGCAGCGGCCCCGCCGCGTGCTCATCATGGTCAAGGCCGGCAACCCGGTGGACCAGGTCATCGATCAGCTCGTGCCGCTCCTTGAAGAGGGCGACATCGTCATCGACGCCGGCAACTCCCACTTCGAGGACACGCGTCGGCGCGAGGCCCACCTCGCAGAGAAGGGCCTTCACTTCGTGGGCGTCGGCGTCTCCGGCGGCGAGGAGGGCGCGCTCAACGGCCCCTCGATCATGCCTGGCGGCTCGCGCGAGTCCTATGACTCCCTCGGCCCCATGCTCGAGACGATCGCCGCGGACTACGAGGGCGACCCGTGCTGCCACTGGGTCGGCACCGACGGCGCCGGGCACTTCGTCAAGATGGTCCACAACGGCATCGAATACGCCGACATGCAGGTCATCGGCGAGTGCTTCAACCTGCTGCGCGGAGCGGCGGGCATTGAGCCGGCCGAGCAGGCCAAGATCTTCGAGGAGTGGAACTCCACGGAGCTCGAGAGCTACCTCATCGAGATCACCGCTCGCGTCCTGGCCCACGAGGATGCACGGACGGGCAAGCCGCTCGTCGACGTCGTCGTGGACGCAGCCGGCCAGAAGGGCACGGGCCGCTGGACCGTGGTCTCGGGTCTCGAGGTGGGCTCCCCCGTGTCCGCCATCGCCGAGTCGGTCTTCGCCCGCGCCCTCTCCTCCCAGGCAGACGTGCGCGCGGCGGCCCGCGAGGCCTTCGGCGGCGACATCACGCCGGACGTGTCCGAGGGCGACAAGGACGCGTTCATCGAGGACGTCCGCCAGGCGCTCTACGCCACGAAGCTCGTGAGCTACGCCCAGGGCATCGACATGCTCCAGCTCGCCGCCAAGCAGTACGGCTGGGACCTGGACATCGCGAAGATCGCGTCCCTGTGGCGGGCGGGCTGCATCATCCGCGCCGAGCTGCTCGACACGATCATGAAGGCCTACGCCGAGGACGCCCAGCCGGTGAGCCTCCTCCTCGCCGACGAGTTCCGCGCGTCCCTCGAGAAGGCCCTCCCCGCGTGGCGGCGCATTGTGGCCCACGCGGCCACGACGGGCATCCCGGCACCGGTCATGGCGTCCTCGCTCGCCTACTTCGACGCGCTGCGTGCCGGCCGCCTCCCCGCGGCCCTCACCCAGGGCCTGCGCGACCTCTTCGGCGCGCACACCTACCTGCGCATCGACGCCGAGGGCTCGTTCCACACGAACTGGTCCGGTGACCTCACCGAGGTCGTGGGCGTCGACACCCACTGA